A single Silvibacterium dinghuense DNA region contains:
- the thrS gene encoding threonine--tRNA ligase has product MSALQDQIQVHLPDGSVKDFAAGVTPFQVAESISPRLAAASVVARIQPLDSNTTETGPKETPGAAATSDDAAMYAAEDANAPRLVDLATPLTTSVKLQLLTEKDPDALKVVRHSAAHVLATAVLELFPETKLGHGPATDSGFFYDFYRPTPFTPEDLEKIEKKMAEVVARDEKFTREYEPREKGLHRFKADNDFMKIHFIERFTKEGDDISLYRNGAFVDFCRGPHVPSTGRVKAFKVTNLAGAYWLGDEKNPQLQRVYGTAFFSKKEMDEHFARLEEAARRDHRALGKQLDLFSIQDLAGPGLIFWHPKGAMIRKIMEDWMREECIRRGYDLVYTPHTMRVNLWQTSGHEGFYSANFFTKMELDDADYRLKPMNCPGHILIYKNSPKSYRDLPVRYAELGNVYRYERSGTMHGLLRVRGFTQDDAHIFCRRDQVESEIAACIDFAQSVLETFGFKEFKVELSSWDPKDRQSYAGSDADWELAIGSLERVLQEKGIPYKEIPGEAAFYGPKIDMKLVDAIGRLWQLSTVQFDFNLPARFELEYVGEDGERHQPVMVHRALFGSVERFFGVLIEHYAGAFPLWLAPIQIGLVPISERHLPYAQQVEAELKKAGFRVELDARNEKMNAKIRDLTMQKVPYVLVMGDKEAEANAVSVRARGKGDQGSQPLADFIAHAAKLAAEKSLEL; this is encoded by the coding sequence ATGAGCGCACTACAGGATCAGATTCAGGTTCATCTCCCCGACGGCTCCGTTAAGGACTTCGCCGCCGGCGTCACGCCCTTCCAGGTCGCCGAAAGCATCTCGCCGCGCCTCGCCGCGGCCTCGGTCGTCGCCCGCATCCAGCCCCTCGACAGCAACACGACCGAGACCGGGCCGAAGGAAACGCCAGGCGCCGCGGCTACTTCCGACGACGCGGCCATGTATGCCGCAGAAGACGCAAACGCACCGCGCCTCGTCGATCTCGCCACGCCGCTCACCACCAGCGTGAAGCTCCAGCTCCTCACCGAGAAGGACCCTGACGCCCTCAAGGTCGTTCGCCACTCGGCTGCGCACGTGCTCGCCACCGCCGTCCTCGAGCTCTTCCCCGAGACCAAGCTCGGCCACGGCCCCGCAACCGACTCCGGCTTCTTCTACGACTTCTATCGTCCCACGCCCTTCACGCCCGAAGACCTCGAGAAGATCGAGAAGAAGATGGCCGAGGTCGTTGCGCGTGACGAGAAATTCACCCGTGAGTATGAGCCGCGCGAGAAAGGCCTGCATCGCTTCAAGGCCGACAACGACTTCATGAAGATCCACTTCATCGAGCGCTTCACGAAGGAGGGCGATGACATCTCCCTCTATCGCAACGGCGCGTTTGTGGACTTCTGCCGTGGGCCGCATGTGCCTTCGACCGGCCGCGTGAAGGCCTTCAAGGTCACCAATCTCGCCGGCGCCTACTGGCTCGGCGATGAGAAAAATCCGCAGCTCCAGCGCGTCTACGGCACGGCCTTCTTCTCCAAGAAGGAGATGGACGAGCACTTCGCCCGCCTCGAAGAGGCGGCGCGCCGCGATCATCGCGCGCTCGGCAAGCAGCTTGACCTGTTCTCGATCCAGGACCTCGCCGGTCCCGGCCTCATCTTCTGGCATCCGAAGGGCGCCATGATCCGCAAGATCATGGAAGACTGGATGCGCGAAGAATGTATCCGTCGCGGTTACGATCTGGTCTACACGCCGCACACCATGCGCGTGAACCTCTGGCAGACCAGCGGTCACGAGGGCTTCTACTCGGCCAACTTCTTCACCAAGATGGAGCTCGACGACGCGGATTATCGCCTGAAGCCGATGAACTGCCCGGGCCACATCCTCATCTACAAGAATTCACCCAAGAGCTACCGCGACCTGCCCGTCCGTTATGCCGAGCTCGGCAATGTCTATCGCTATGAGCGCTCCGGCACCATGCATGGACTGCTGCGCGTGCGCGGCTTTACCCAGGACGATGCTCACATCTTCTGCCGCCGCGATCAGGTCGAGAGCGAAATCGCTGCCTGCATCGACTTTGCGCAGTCGGTTCTCGAAACCTTCGGCTTCAAGGAGTTCAAGGTCGAGCTCTCCTCGTGGGACCCGAAGGATCGCCAGAGCTATGCGGGCTCCGACGCGGACTGGGAGCTGGCCATCGGCTCGCTTGAGCGCGTGCTGCAGGAGAAGGGCATCCCCTACAAGGAGATCCCCGGCGAGGCCGCCTTCTACGGTCCGAAGATCGACATGAAGCTGGTCGACGCCATCGGCCGCCTCTGGCAGCTCTCGACGGTGCAGTTCGACTTCAACCTGCCCGCGCGCTTCGAGCTTGAATATGTCGGCGAAGACGGCGAACGCCACCAGCCCGTCATGGTCCACCGCGCTCTCTTCGGCAGCGTGGAGCGCTTCTTCGGCGTGCTCATTGAGCACTACGCCGGAGCCTTTCCGCTATGGCTCGCGCCCATCCAGATCGGCCTCGTGCCCATCAGCGAGCGCCATCTGCCTTACGCACAACAGGTCGAGGCGGAGCTGAAGAAGGCCGGCTTCCGCGTGGAGCTCGACGCCCGCAACGAGAAGATGAACGCCAAGATCCGCGACCTCACCATGCAGAAGGTGCCCTACGTGCTCGTCATGGGCGACAAGGAAGCCGAGGCGAATGCCGTCAGCGTGCGCGCTCGCGGCAAGGGCGACCAGGGCTCGCAGCCGCTCGCCGACTTCATCGCTCACGCAGCGAAGCTGGCAGCGGAGAAGTCGCTCGAACTGTAA
- a CDS encoding TspO/MBR family protein, protein MTTGTQEQSTFEPRPMAALALAGWLLLCLAVSGVSSIFPVHSLPTWYAGLIKPSLTPLNAVFGPTWTVLFVLMGISAWMVWKTRPSVCRVRGLRLFLIQLAFAFLWNWTFFGRHQMLTALADIVILLVTITMTIWTFRKMSVTAAWLLVPYLAWVGFVTYLNLGFWRLNP, encoded by the coding sequence ATGACCACCGGAACGCAGGAACAATCGACATTTGAGCCGCGCCCCATGGCGGCGCTGGCGCTGGCAGGATGGCTGTTGCTTTGCCTGGCGGTGAGCGGAGTGTCGTCGATCTTTCCGGTGCACAGCCTTCCCACCTGGTACGCGGGGCTCATCAAGCCGTCGCTGACGCCTCTGAACGCGGTCTTCGGACCGACGTGGACGGTGCTTTTCGTGCTGATGGGGATTTCGGCGTGGATGGTGTGGAAGACACGGCCCAGCGTCTGCCGGGTGCGCGGGCTGCGGCTGTTCCTGATCCAGCTGGCGTTTGCCTTTCTGTGGAACTGGACCTTTTTCGGGCGGCACCAAATGCTGACCGCACTGGCGGATATCGTGATCTTGCTGGTGACGATCACGATGACTATCTGGACCTTCCGCAAGATGAGCGTGACCGCGGCGTGGCTGCTGGTTCCGTACCTGGCGTGGGTGGGGTTTGTGACGTATCTGAACCTGGGGTTCTGGCGGTTGAATCCGTAG
- a CDS encoding M20/M25/M40 family metallo-hydrolase has product MPLRSFSVSALALALCTASLPLHAADKAARPAKPESDVPAWEQPQPAVEKLDLNMYARIREEGLEHSHIMEYASALSDDIGPRLTGSPNMAKANAWTRDQLTAMGCVNAHLDDWGEFGLGWQQLNTWVRMTAPDTAVFIAQATPWSPSTNGPVTGDVVYVNIQDDKDFDQYKGKLEGKIILLGEMRDVPPVDKALFERYTREQLEEIAETPTDERRPGPGGDMQARIRAAMARYRMADKIAQFLYEEKAAAVIRPSRDAANGGGEGGIIFDDNGAALGRTPYKAESAVKIPVVVMAIESYGRMYRLLQAHVPVTVQLDVETKITGEHEHGYDTIAEIPGTDPELKDQVVMVGGHLDSWIAGTGATDNGAGTIVAMEVMRILKALDVHPRRTIRIALWSGEEEGLFGSRGYVKEHFGFAQPLDTPDQKQLPEFLRATGPLELKPEQKLISGYFNLDNGSGKIRGIYLQQNAAIEPIFKQWMEPLKDLGVTTITMRNTGGTDHLSFDAVGIPGFQFIQDPLDYETRTHHSNQDVFERLQPGDLKQAAVVEAIFVYNAAQRDQMLPRKPLPHPELRQQQMKPLPGVFPGAVEPAK; this is encoded by the coding sequence ATGCCCCTGCGTTCTTTTTCCGTCTCCGCGCTCGCGCTTGCTCTCTGTACTGCTTCGCTGCCGCTCCACGCAGCAGACAAGGCTGCCAGGCCGGCGAAGCCCGAGTCCGATGTCCCCGCCTGGGAGCAGCCTCAGCCTGCCGTCGAAAAGCTCGATCTCAACATGTATGCCCGCATCCGCGAGGAAGGCCTCGAGCACTCCCACATCATGGAATACGCCTCGGCCCTCAGCGATGACATCGGTCCGCGCCTCACCGGCTCGCCCAACATGGCCAAGGCCAATGCCTGGACCCGCGATCAGCTCACGGCCATGGGCTGCGTGAACGCGCACCTCGATGACTGGGGCGAGTTCGGCCTCGGCTGGCAGCAGCTCAACACCTGGGTGCGCATGACCGCGCCCGATACGGCCGTCTTCATCGCGCAGGCCACGCCCTGGTCGCCTTCGACCAACGGCCCCGTCACGGGCGATGTCGTCTACGTCAACATCCAGGACGACAAGGACTTCGATCAGTACAAAGGCAAGCTCGAAGGCAAGATCATCCTCCTCGGCGAGATGCGCGATGTTCCGCCCGTCGATAAGGCTCTCTTCGAGCGCTACACCAGGGAGCAGCTCGAAGAAATCGCCGAGACCCCGACCGACGAGCGCCGCCCCGGTCCCGGCGGTGATATGCAGGCTCGCATCCGCGCCGCCATGGCCCGCTACCGCATGGCCGACAAGATCGCCCAGTTCCTTTATGAGGAGAAGGCCGCAGCCGTCATCCGTCCCAGCCGTGACGCTGCCAACGGCGGCGGCGAGGGCGGCATCATTTTCGACGACAACGGAGCCGCGCTCGGCCGCACGCCCTACAAGGCCGAATCCGCCGTCAAGATCCCCGTCGTCGTCATGGCCATCGAGAGCTATGGCCGCATGTATCGCCTGCTGCAGGCGCATGTGCCTGTCACGGTGCAGCTCGACGTCGAGACCAAGATCACCGGCGAACACGAGCACGGCTATGACACCATCGCCGAGATCCCCGGCACCGATCCCGAGCTGAAGGATCAGGTCGTCATGGTCGGAGGCCATCTCGACAGCTGGATCGCCGGCACCGGCGCCACCGACAACGGCGCGGGCACGATCGTTGCCATGGAGGTCATGCGCATCCTCAAGGCGCTCGACGTTCATCCCCGCCGCACTATCCGCATCGCTCTCTGGAGCGGCGAAGAAGAGGGCCTCTTCGGCTCGCGCGGCTATGTCAAGGAGCACTTCGGCTTTGCGCAGCCCCTCGACACCCCTGACCAGAAGCAGCTGCCCGAGTTCCTGCGTGCCACCGGTCCGCTCGAGCTCAAGCCCGAGCAGAAGCTCATCTCCGGCTACTTCAACCTCGACAACGGCTCGGGCAAAATTCGCGGCATCTATCTGCAGCAAAACGCCGCCATCGAGCCGATCTTCAAGCAGTGGATGGAGCCGCTCAAGGACCTCGGCGTGACCACCATCACCATGCGCAACACCGGTGGCACCGATCACCTCTCGTTCGACGCCGTGGGTATCCCTGGCTTTCAGTTCATCCAGGACCCGCTCGACTACGAAACCCGCACCCACCACTCCAACCAGGACGTCTTCGAGCGCCTGCAGCCCGGCGACTTGAAGCAGGCTGCGGTGGTCGAGGCCATCTTCGTCTACAACGCCGCTCAGCGCGACCAGATGCTGCCCCGCAAGCCGCTGCCCCATCCCGAGCTGCGCCAGCAGCAGATGAAGCCGCTCCCCGGCGTCTTCCCCGGAGCAGTCGAACCGGCTAAGTAG
- a CDS encoding multicopper oxidase family protein: MSSHTRRAFLQTSSLALAGLSIRRLSAMPMHHMPATPQLDPSTLAPFVDSLPIPPVAKPIGMHPHPEQHGRTLPHYRIVQREVRIKVHRDLPPARMWVYGDSFPGPTLEIESGHGATVDWVNQLPARHFLPIDHTLMGADKSLPEVRSVTHLHGGRTPAKSDGYPEEWITPGQTQSCFYPSNQESALLFYHDHTMGINRLNIYAGMTGFAIVRDAHEASLALPGGPYEIPLLFADRLLGKDGQLVYPVAPDGDNPWVPEVFGNSILVNGKLLPYHEVEPRLYRLRLFNGSNGRFYRIALEGKPTLHVIGNDQGLLAAPVETKRIPLAPAERADVLVDFSDFAGKNVKLVSDSFDLMQFRVGAKASTPSHAIPKTLRDRPLPLDEKTAIRTRRLTLDETLDDIQNSMGMLLNKTPWHAPITEKPVLNTTEIWELVNLTEDSHPIHLHLVRFRVLDRRPLDTYGFQMTGEARFTGPAMPPEPLESGWKDTVRTDPGTITRILVPFEGYAGRYVWHCHILEHEDNEMMRPYEVLPG, translated from the coding sequence GTGTCTTCTCACACCCGCCGCGCCTTCCTGCAGACCTCTTCGCTCGCTCTTGCTGGTCTCAGCATCCGTCGCCTGAGCGCGATGCCCATGCACCACATGCCGGCCACGCCGCAGCTCGATCCCTCGACGCTCGCGCCCTTCGTCGATTCGCTCCCCATTCCGCCCGTCGCGAAGCCCATCGGCATGCACCCGCACCCCGAGCAGCATGGCCGCACGCTGCCCCACTACCGCATCGTCCAGCGTGAAGTCCGCATCAAGGTGCACCGCGACCTGCCGCCCGCGCGCATGTGGGTTTACGGCGATTCATTCCCCGGTCCCACGCTCGAAATCGAGAGCGGCCACGGTGCCACCGTCGATTGGGTGAACCAGCTCCCCGCCCGGCATTTCCTGCCCATCGATCACACCCTGATGGGCGCGGACAAGTCGCTGCCCGAGGTTCGCTCGGTCACCCACCTGCACGGCGGCCGCACGCCGGCCAAAAGCGACGGCTATCCCGAGGAGTGGATCACGCCCGGCCAAACGCAGAGCTGCTTCTATCCCTCGAATCAGGAATCGGCGCTGCTCTTCTACCACGACCACACCATGGGCATTAACCGGCTCAACATCTACGCCGGCATGACCGGCTTCGCCATCGTCCGCGACGCGCACGAGGCCAGCCTCGCTCTGCCCGGCGGCCCATATGAGATTCCGCTGCTCTTCGCCGACCGCCTCCTCGGTAAGGATGGCCAGCTCGTCTATCCGGTCGCGCCCGATGGCGATAATCCCTGGGTGCCCGAGGTCTTCGGCAACTCCATCCTGGTCAACGGCAAGCTCCTGCCCTATCACGAGGTCGAGCCGCGCCTCTACCGCCTGCGCCTCTTCAACGGCTCGAACGGCCGCTTCTACCGCATCGCGCTCGAAGGCAAGCCAACCCTGCACGTCATCGGCAACGACCAGGGGCTGCTCGCCGCGCCTGTCGAAACGAAGCGCATTCCGCTCGCTCCGGCCGAGCGCGCCGATGTGCTCGTAGACTTCAGCGACTTCGCTGGAAAAAACGTGAAACTGGTCAGCGATTCCTTCGACCTCATGCAGTTCCGTGTCGGGGCCAAAGCCTCCACGCCCTCACACGCGATCCCGAAGACCCTCCGCGACCGGCCGCTCCCGCTGGATGAGAAGACGGCCATCCGCACGCGCCGCCTTACCCTCGACGAGACCCTCGACGACATCCAGAACTCCATGGGCATGCTCCTCAACAAAACCCCCTGGCACGCGCCCATCACCGAGAAGCCGGTCCTCAACACCACCGAGATCTGGGAGCTGGTGAATCTCACCGAGGACTCGCACCCCATCCACCTGCATCTCGTCCGCTTCCGTGTCCTCGATCGCCGTCCGCTCGATACCTACGGCTTCCAGATGACCGGCGAAGCCCGCTTCACTGGCCCGGCTATGCCGCCCGAGCCGCTCGAATCCGGATGGAAGGACACCGTTCGCACCGATCCCGGCACCATCACCCGCATCCTCGTTCCCTTCGAGGGCTACGCGGGCCGCTATGTCTGGCACTGCCACATCCTCGAGCACGAGGACAACGAGATGATGCGTCCCTACGAGGTGCTGCCTGGATAG
- a CDS encoding phospholipase C, which yields MHKHVATSLAALLVAGQLASPNVSRAQDDAQTTTPIKHVVVIFGENISFDHYFGTYPYATNPKGEPAFYPAAGTPTVNGLTGGLLTSNPNSLNTANGSAASNPFRLDRTQAATADQDHGYTPEQEAFHKGLMDSFPEYTGTAGPPPTGVSTKGLVMGYFDGNTVTALWNYAQNFALSDNAYDTNFGPSTPGAINLVSGQTNGVIDQSNASGDIVADGNGGYTLMSDADPIGDICSTTTGALVQLGGQNIGDLLNAKGISWGWFEGGFNTSLTNSNKTTGCSRSTTSSVTGVTETDYIPHHEPFQYYTSTANPKHLRPSSTGMIGKQGDQANHQYDINDFYTALNAGNLPAVSFLKAPGYEDAHAGYSDPLDEQTFVVTVINALMRSSEWSSTAVIINYDDSDGWYDHQMSPIVNQSATAADMLTGTGTCGSDTATTLPGISGTAHAQGRCGYGPRLPLLVISPYAKRNFVDHGTLDQSSIIHFIEDNWLGGERIGGGSFDAISGSIDSMFDFHHRRGDATLILNPSTGQVTAGGAWGGNGGWGDGDGGNGGRW from the coding sequence ATGCACAAGCATGTGGCGACTTCCCTGGCCGCGCTCCTGGTAGCCGGACAGCTTGCTTCCCCCAACGTGTCTCGCGCGCAGGATGATGCGCAGACGACGACTCCTATCAAGCACGTGGTTGTGATCTTCGGTGAGAACATTTCCTTCGATCACTACTTCGGCACCTATCCCTACGCCACCAATCCCAAGGGCGAGCCGGCCTTCTATCCCGCTGCCGGGACCCCGACCGTGAACGGCCTCACCGGTGGCCTGCTCACCAGCAATCCCAACTCCCTGAACACCGCCAACGGCAGCGCCGCGTCCAATCCCTTTCGCCTCGATCGCACGCAGGCCGCGACTGCCGATCAGGATCACGGCTACACGCCCGAGCAGGAAGCCTTCCACAAGGGCCTCATGGACTCCTTCCCCGAGTACACCGGCACGGCCGGTCCGCCGCCAACCGGCGTGAGCACCAAGGGTCTGGTCATGGGTTACTTTGACGGCAACACCGTCACCGCTCTCTGGAACTACGCCCAGAACTTTGCCCTCAGTGACAATGCCTATGACACCAACTTCGGTCCCTCGACGCCGGGTGCCATCAACCTCGTCTCCGGCCAGACCAACGGTGTCATCGATCAGTCGAACGCCAGCGGCGATATCGTTGCCGACGGCAACGGCGGCTACACGCTGATGAGCGATGCTGACCCGATCGGCGATATCTGCTCGACGACCACCGGCGCGCTGGTGCAGCTCGGCGGCCAGAACATCGGCGACCTGCTCAATGCCAAGGGCATCAGCTGGGGCTGGTTCGAAGGCGGCTTCAACACCTCGCTGACCAACTCCAACAAGACCACCGGCTGCTCGCGCTCCACGACCTCTTCGGTCACCGGTGTCACGGAGACCGACTACATCCCGCACCACGAGCCGTTCCAGTACTACACCTCGACCGCAAACCCGAAGCACCTGCGTCCCAGCTCCACCGGCATGATCGGCAAGCAGGGTGACCAGGCCAATCACCAGTACGACATCAACGACTTCTACACCGCGCTGAATGCCGGCAACCTGCCCGCCGTCAGCTTCCTCAAGGCTCCGGGCTACGAGGATGCGCATGCCGGCTACTCTGATCCGCTCGACGAGCAGACCTTCGTCGTCACGGTCATCAACGCGCTGATGCGGAGCTCCGAGTGGTCTTCGACCGCGGTCATCATCAACTACGATGACTCGGACGGCTGGTACGACCATCAGATGAGCCCCATCGTCAACCAGTCGGCTACCGCGGCGGACATGCTTACCGGTACCGGAACCTGCGGCAGTGACACGGCAACCACGCTGCCCGGCATCAGCGGCACCGCGCATGCCCAGGGCCGCTGCGGCTATGGTCCGCGCCTGCCCCTGCTGGTCATCTCTCCCTATGCCAAGCGCAACTTCGTCGATCACGGCACCCTCGACCAGAGCTCGATCATTCACTTCATCGAGGACAACTGGCTCGGCGGCGAGCGCATCGGCGGCGGTTCGTTTGACGCCATCTCCGGCTCCATCGACAGCATGTTCGACTTCCACCATCGCCGCGGCGATGCCACCCTCATCCTGAATCCTTCCACCGGTCAGGTCACCGCAGGCGGTGCCTGGGGCGGCAATGGTGGCTGGGGTGACGGAGACGGCGGCAACGGCGGCCGCTGGTAG
- a CDS encoding Kdo hydroxylase family protein, whose amino-acid sequence MGLITIEDGAWAQHTSAKDAQLRAWCEHLEAGDILFFPQTPIAIPPSDLEFLLGQQQTDSSLHKNIAYKPNIDKLSGVDTKTADARAVERLQGIMRNYSQSVVRFLTGFLAPYQSNWQLDYASFRPQEEQGRDLSLRKRNDLLHTDAFPTRPTHGARILRFFNNIHPTRTRDWIVGDPFAQIVKEFVPGQIGLRPDTIVSKLGKGLGQAIGLGAAIPSIKRTPYDDFMMRFHNFLKENVGFQADCARYPHQFPSGSSWMVYTDTVPHAVLAGQYALEQTFLVRPEALVAPQHAPLRVLEQIAGTSLV is encoded by the coding sequence TTGGGTCTCATCACCATCGAAGACGGCGCCTGGGCGCAGCACACCTCCGCAAAGGACGCGCAGCTGCGCGCCTGGTGCGAGCATCTCGAAGCCGGGGACATTCTTTTCTTTCCGCAGACGCCCATCGCCATTCCGCCTTCGGACCTCGAGTTCCTGCTCGGCCAGCAGCAGACCGACAGCTCGCTGCACAAGAACATCGCCTACAAGCCCAATATCGACAAGCTCAGCGGCGTCGACACCAAGACCGCCGATGCCCGCGCCGTCGAGCGCCTGCAGGGCATCATGCGCAACTACTCGCAGTCTGTGGTGCGCTTCCTCACCGGCTTTCTTGCGCCGTACCAATCCAACTGGCAGCTCGACTACGCCAGCTTCCGCCCGCAGGAGGAGCAGGGCCGCGATCTCTCCCTGCGCAAGCGCAACGACCTCCTGCACACCGATGCTTTTCCCACCCGCCCCACGCATGGCGCGCGCATTCTGCGCTTCTTCAACAACATTCATCCCACGCGCACCCGCGACTGGATCGTCGGCGATCCCTTCGCGCAGATCGTCAAGGAATTCGTTCCCGGCCAGATCGGCCTGCGTCCGGATACCATCGTCTCCAAGCTCGGCAAAGGGCTGGGTCAGGCCATCGGCCTCGGCGCGGCCATCCCCTCCATCAAGCGCACGCCCTACGACGATTTCATGATGCGTTTCCACAATTTCCTCAAGGAGAATGTGGGTTTCCAGGCCGATTGCGCCCGTTATCCCCATCAGTTCCCCTCGGGCTCCAGCTGGATGGTCTATACCGATACCGTCCCGCACGCGGTGCTTGCGGGGCAGTATGCCCTTGAGCAGACCTTCCTCGTCCGCCCCGAGGCGCTCGTTGCACCGCAGCATGCACCCCTGCGCGTCCTAGAACAGATCGCCGGCACCTCACTGGTCTAA
- a CDS encoding S10 family peptidase translates to MTNRRRLALGLVAALALAAPAFAQHPDGPPPADKAAADKPDAKSSDLKPAPPLPADAHVEQSIELNGKTLHYTVTVGTIPVYDKDGKASGQVVFTSYTVPGANRPVTFAFNGGPGASSVYLNFGAIGPKHLNAGNDGDSPSDPATLSDNQGTWLGFTDLVFIDPIGTGFSRSLVNEAETKKQFYSTEADIEYLSRVIYDWLVKNGRMDSRKYLVGESYGGFRGPRVLYYLQSQLGVGLNGAVLVSPYLNPTIDENGDLSPIPWMVTLPSITAANLERQHKLTPEAMQQVISYDLGDYATTLIKGYTDPTATQAMIQKVTEMTGLDPEFVKYSGGRLDTGAYLREVHREEGKLASVYDSNVTSYDPFPYDFDQRANDPILAAMIAPTTTAMVNFVTQTVGWKVDARYNALSYDVNRQWDRGGEMRKGSVEQLRDAVAADPKVRILIVHGWNDLSCPFMGSVLSVNQMPVMGDPTRVAVKEYPGGHMFYTRESGRIALSKDVEAMFEKH, encoded by the coding sequence GTGACGAATCGTCGCCGCCTTGCGCTCGGCCTTGTAGCTGCGCTCGCGCTTGCCGCGCCCGCCTTCGCCCAGCATCCTGACGGTCCTCCGCCGGCCGATAAAGCCGCCGCCGACAAGCCGGACGCGAAATCGTCCGACCTGAAGCCTGCGCCGCCGCTCCCCGCCGATGCGCATGTCGAGCAGTCCATCGAGCTGAACGGCAAGACCCTGCACTACACCGTCACCGTCGGCACCATCCCGGTCTACGACAAGGACGGCAAGGCCTCCGGACAGGTCGTCTTTACCTCTTACACCGTGCCCGGCGCCAACCGTCCCGTTACCTTCGCCTTCAACGGCGGCCCCGGCGCTTCGAGCGTCTATCTCAACTTCGGCGCCATCGGTCCCAAGCACCTCAACGCCGGCAATGACGGCGACAGCCCGTCCGATCCCGCAACGCTCTCCGACAACCAGGGCACCTGGCTCGGCTTTACGGATCTGGTCTTCATCGACCCCATCGGCACCGGCTTCAGCCGCTCCCTGGTCAACGAGGCCGAGACCAAGAAGCAGTTCTACTCGACCGAAGCCGATATCGAGTACCTCTCGCGCGTGATCTACGACTGGCTGGTGAAGAACGGCCGCATGGATTCGCGCAAATACCTCGTCGGTGAAAGCTACGGCGGCTTCCGCGGACCCCGTGTTCTCTACTACCTGCAATCGCAGCTTGGCGTGGGTCTCAACGGCGCGGTGCTGGTCTCGCCCTACCTCAACCCGACCATCGACGAAAACGGGGACCTCTCGCCCATTCCGTGGATGGTGACGCTGCCTTCGATCACCGCCGCCAACCTCGAGCGCCAGCACAAGCTCACGCCCGAGGCTATGCAGCAGGTCATCAGCTACGACCTCGGCGACTACGCCACCACGCTCATCAAGGGCTATACCGACCCCACCGCCACGCAGGCCATGATCCAGAAGGTCACCGAGATGACCGGTCTCGATCCTGAATTTGTGAAGTATTCCGGCGGCCGTCTCGACACCGGCGCCTACCTCCGCGAGGTGCATCGCGAAGAGGGCAAGCTGGCCTCCGTCTACGACTCGAACGTGACCTCGTACGATCCCTTCCCGTATGACTTCGACCAGCGCGCCAACGATCCCATCCTGGCCGCAATGATCGCGCCCACCACCACCGCCATGGTTAACTTCGTCACCCAGACCGTCGGCTGGAAGGTTGATGCCCGCTACAACGCGCTCTCCTACGATGTGAACCGCCAGTGGGATCGCGGTGGCGAGATGCGCAAGGGCTCGGTCGAGCAGCTGCGCGATGCCGTAGCCGCCGATCCCAAGGTGCGCATCCTCATCGTCCACGGCTGGAACGATCTCTCCTGCCCATTCATGGGCTCGGTGCTCTCGGTCAACCAGATGCCGGTCATGGGCGATCCCACCCGCGTGGCGGTAAAGGAGTATCCCGGCGGCCACATGTTCTACACCCGCGAATCCGGCCGCATTGCCCTCAGCAAGGACGTCGAGGCGATGTTCGAGAAGCACTAA
- the ruvA gene encoding Holliday junction branch migration protein RuvA, with translation MIAHLRGRLFSKQPGQAIVEAGGVGYDVTITIPTFTSLPAEGAEVALYIHTQVREDLLALFGFLDRDEKRLFERLITVSGVGPKLAVTILSGLNAEMLVGAIRGQDHATLTRIPGVGKKLAERLVVELKDKLEDMAAAPTAVVSAGPAGEDVLSALVNLGYQRPAAQKAIETAVAKDKALGEDFDGLFRAALKVIR, from the coding sequence ATGATTGCGCATCTGCGGGGACGCCTTTTTTCGAAGCAGCCGGGCCAGGCGATTGTCGAGGCCGGGGGCGTGGGTTACGACGTGACCATCACCATTCCCACCTTCACTTCACTGCCCGCCGAGGGGGCAGAGGTCGCGCTCTACATCCACACCCAGGTGCGCGAGGACCTGCTGGCGCTCTTCGGTTTCCTCGACCGGGATGAAAAGCGGCTCTTCGAGCGGCTGATCACGGTGAGCGGCGTGGGACCAAAGCTGGCGGTGACGATTCTGAGCGGGCTGAACGCGGAGATGCTGGTGGGCGCGATTCGCGGACAGGATCACGCCACGCTGACGCGCATTCCGGGCGTGGGCAAGAAGCTGGCCGAGCGGCTGGTGGTCGAGCTCAAGGACAAGCTCGAAGACATGGCCGCAGCTCCGACGGCGGTCGTCTCGGCGGGGCCAGCTGGTGAGGATGTGCTCTCGGCGCTGGTGAATCTCGGCTACCAGCGGCCTGCGGCACAGAAGGCGATTGAAACGGCGGTGGCGAAGGACAAGGCCCTGGGCGAAGACTTCGACGGGTTGTTCCGGGCGGCGTTGAAGGTGATCCGCTAG